The sequence below is a genomic window from Candidatus Deferrimicrobium sp..
CGGGAAGCCGCCCGATCCAGCCGATCTTTTCCGAAAGCAGGAAGAGTACGCCGACCGCGGCGATCAGGAGGCCGATGAGGATGAGCCCTTTCCCGGGGGAAGTCCACACGGTCACGTCTCTCCGAACAACGAATCCTGAGAGGCCGTTTTCGGGGCTGCGATCCCGAGATGCTTCCACGCGGCAGGGGTGGCCACCCTTCCCCGCGGTGTGCGCTTCAGGAAACCCCGCTGGATGAGGAACGGCTCGTAGACATCCTCGATCGTGTCCCGTTCCTCGCTGACGGAGGCGGAGATCGTCTCCACGCCGACGGGACCTCCCCCGAACTTCTCGAGGAGCACCCGCAGGATCTTCCGGTCCATCACGTCGAGCCCTTCCCGGTCCACCTCCATCCGCAGCAGCGCATGATCGGCGATCTCCCGGGTGATCGTGCCGTTCCCCGTCACCTGGGCGAAGTCGCGGACGCGCCGCAGGAGTCGGTTCGCGATGCGCGGCG
It includes:
- a CDS encoding DUF2905 domain-containing protein; translation: MWTSPGKGLILIGLLIAAVGVLFLLSEKIGWIGRLPGDITIRRGNFTVYFPLATCLIISVLLSLLVWLFRK